Below is a genomic region from Brassica oleracea var. oleracea cultivar TO1000 chromosome C9, BOL, whole genome shotgun sequence.
TGAAAGTGAAGATAGGTAAGATGGGGTTCTTGGTCACGCTGGACACTAGGGTATTTTTGGATGGATAATAAGCCGAGACGTGACTATAAGAGGAAAACAAAAGGAGACAGAGGAGTAGACAGTACTTATCCATCTTTTGAGAGTTTTTTTTTTTCAATTGCTGGAAAGTGTTAGGATTAGAGATATGGATATGCTTTAGGAAGAAGAAAACAAGTATATATAGGGAATTATGGTTTGACATTTTTGGATTTATAGATGTCACACACGCTAATAGGCCTGGACATTTCGGGTATCGGTTCGGTTCGGTTTGGGTATTTCGGGTTTTGGGTAGTTCGGATAGGGGCTAGATGATCCATTTAGTACTTGACCTATTTTCGGTTCGGTTCGGCTCGGATAGTTTCGGGTTCGGTTTGGTTCGGTTCGGATAGTAAATGTAGGAACCGGAAAATATCCGGAAAAAGTTTGGTTCTCATTTGGATCCGGTTCGGGTTTGGATAGTTCGGGTAGTTCGGATAATTTGGATAAAATATCGGTTATTTAGGGTAAAATATCAAATAATTAGGATGATTTAGATAAAAAAAAATTGGATATTTCGGATTACTTTGGATATTTCGAATAAAACTATCCGGATAGTTTTGGATACTTTTTGGTAGTTTGGATACTTTATAATAATTTAGTTATCCCCAACTATTTTCAGATACTTTTAATAAAATTTTAAATTAAAAATATATATTTAGTGATGTTATATATATATATATATATAATTAATATTTTTATATATACGGGTACCCGTTCGGTTCTCGGTTCGATTCCGGTTCAGTTCGATTATTTCGGATATAAAATATAGGAACCGTTCGGGTATTTGAGGATATTGGTCTGGTTCTGGTTTCGGGTATTTCGGTTCGGTTCCGGTTCGGTTCTTCGGTTTCGGTTATTTTGCCCAGGCCTACACGCTAATATGTAAGAAGATGTCAACTCAACGGTATGATTGTACCACTACAACTAGATATATAAAAAATGTTTTAATGCCTGGATGCCAGACTATAACCAATAAACCAACCTTATATGCATATGAAAAAAAAAATTAAAAATAATAACTGATGATATGGTCAACGTGAAAAAAAAACATAAACTATACACTTGTGTTTTCTTTTTCTTGATAAAAATTTCATGGTAGAGTAACCAAAAATAATTATCAATAATGTAAATACGGAACGTGATATTCGATAATATAAACGAGCAAATAATTTTAAAGTTTAAAGGATGTATACTTTGAAAGTTTTGTAGTTTTCTCAAAGTTTAGCTCACCTAGACGTTATCTAGTAGCATGTGTATATATATGTGTAGGCTGTAGCCTCTTGTCAATTTGCATACTCCTAATGAAGAGTGGTAAATATAATAAACACAAAGTGGCTTGCTTAAACATAGCAAACTATGATCGGTTGGCTTTATAATGAAAATTGCTTTCAGCATCTCCGATCAATGTCTATAATAGAAATTTAGAGAAAAAAATAGAGATGGAGTTTTTGCTCCAATGTCTTCCTTTATAATAGAAGAATGCTATATTTGCCTCTATAAATAGAGGAATGCAATTTTTTTCTCTATATTTAGAGGCAAATATATCATTCATCTATTATAGAGGAAGACATTTGAACAAAAACTCAATTTCTATTTTTTCTTCTATTTTAGAAATTTCTATTATAGAGAGGGGTTGGAGATAGTCTTAGGCTAGGCTTAATAATGAAAACTTGTTTGAAAGTTTAGCAGGATATGAAAACCATATGCGGACTTTTCCGTCAAAATCCAATAACATACATTTGGCATATATTGTCAAAATCCCTCCAATAACATACATCAGCCAAAAGGCGTGTATGTGGTTTAATTGTTGTCTGCTTTGAAAGTTAGGCTGTATAATGAAGACTTGTTTGAAAGTTTAGCAGGATATGAAAACCATATGCGCACTTTTTCTTCGTCAAAATCCAATAACATATTTGGCATATATTTGCCAAAAGGCGGGTAAGTGGTTTAAATGTTGTTGAGAAATTTTAGAGGTTAATGCATGTACAATGCTTGATAAAAGTCTGGTTGAAAAGCATTATTTCAATATGTTTGTTTTGAAAACTAACGTACTTGGTTTTAAAACGTAGTGGTATTTTCGTCATAGTGTTTTCTAAAAAACGGTTTAGTGAAATATATATACAGTAGAACCTCTATAAATTAATACTCGATAAATTAATAAAAAAAATTTGGTCCTAATTTGAGCCGATTCAAAATTTGACACAAATCGATAAAATAATAAGATAATATTTTTTAGAAAATTCTATGTATATATATGGTCCCATTAAAATTATAAATTAATAATTTATATGTATACATATTTTATATAAGTAATAACCTATTACTATATTGTTTAGTTTATATTCACAATGAAATTATCTTTATATTTTTTAATACTTAATATATTTTTGATGAGATTTAGTAATATTATATGCAATATATATTATATACACCAAATAATATAATAAAATTAATATAAATGTCAATTTCAAAAAATAAAAATTATGCATGCGAAGGCAAAAAGGGTCGAAGTCTTATGAGATCATGGAGATTCTGCAACAGAGTTGATAATCGGTACAAAATCTATAGGCTATAAATTAATAAAATTTTAAAATTCCAACATTATTAATTTATAGAGTTTATATTGTACATTGTATATATTGGTACGGTACGATTATTTTATAAACATTTTTCTACCTCCACTACCTTCTAAATAATATACACAACCGCAGAGAGTGGGTTATATTATAGTATCTCCTCTGACTGGAACAGTGGTCATGCATAATTACATTACTTTGATTTCCTTCAGATATTTAAACGTCATTGTGTACGGCCGCCTTGTGGTTACCTCACCTTGTATGTTTGCTTTTACTTTCAACAAAACTAGATGCAGAACCATTCAATGTGGAGGATTAAGTAATTTGTGTTCTTTGTTTGAATTGTGAATATATCAACTGTAGTTTATTAGAAAAATAACATTGAAATTTTAGTTTGCTTCTGTGAAACTTGTGGACATGTACACAACGATATTAATTGATTAATGATCAATGGGAATAACCCTCAAGCTCTAGTCAGAGCCATGCACACTAATAAAAATAATAATCAAACATTCGCTTATGGATCATATTACGTACGTAAACAAATTAACTTAGGTATATTTTATAAATGATAGTTAACGTGATGACTAGGTGTTAAGGAATTTTTTTAAATCTAATGTATATTTAAAAATAAATTTAATAAATATTATATATTTTACTATTTTCTTACTAATATTTAATATAGATTTGATATATATTAAATCAATTTGCATAAAACTAATAAAAATTGTATAATTATCAAAATTTTACCCTAAACAATATTTATAAAATTTGTAGATATATAAGAAACTAATGATTTTACGGTTAGATGTTTAATTTTTAAAAAAATTGTAGACAATTTTGAAAGTTTTAGTAATACAAATTGTATAATTATACAAAAATAATAACATTTCGAAATTTGAAATGTTATATATGAATATATTTATTTTATAGATCATGTATGAGCTATTACCATATTTAAAAAAAGTTTACCAAAAAGAAATATCAATATTAAATGGAATATGTGAATTATTACAATATTCTAATAAGTTTGTCAAAAATATAAATCAACAATAAATGAAATTATCCATGTCATATTTTTTCGTAAGTCATGCCATCAATTTCAGTAGCCATGTTATATTTGTTTTGTGAAATTGATTGTAAAGAGAATATGTGGCAAAATCACTTCGCAAATATAGTTCAGGGGATGAACAATAATGATCATGAGTGTCTCATAACTGATTTGCATGGATTCAACATTCAACTGATTTTCATATTTTATATATAGTTTTATATGCAACTTCAAAAATATTTATGCTATTGAACTTGTCTTTGAGAAGAGAAATGTTTATTTATTTATTTTTATTTCGATAGAAGAAATGTTTATTTGTGGAAACTTAGACTTGTTATATTTTGTTTTCTTAAATACTTTTGTCTACTTTATGGCAGTTAAATTTAAGCAATTTTAATTGATTTGAGAATTATACTGTATTATTTTATACTAGTGATGCCCGTGCTATGCACGGAAATTATTCTTTCTTACAAATAAATTTTAGTTACATATATACACATAGTTTTCGTGTGTAAAAATTTTGTGGTAAACCCATGTGTAAAACTTAGCAAAAACAAAGTAAAAGTAAACATAAAAACATTAACACAATTATCGTTAATTAACCATAGACATGAAAATTAAGTTAGATCTGTTTAAATTTCTTATATATTGATATAAATTACATTGTTCAATACAAATATTCTTTTTAAAGACTTCAATACAATTATTGGTTTGAAACTTTCTTGATTACTTCTTTCTGTCTTGCCCTTCCAGTCTTTTTTTTCCGCTAATTCTTAACATGTATATGAATATGAGCAATTTGTCTTTAGCATCTAAAGTCCAGTAGTTCATTCAACATTTTAATCTACAAACAATTTTACAAATCAAAGTTTAAAAACAGTTTTACAAATCCAATCACAGTAAAGAAAAAAACAGCATGTAAGACATAAACATCATTCTATGAAAGTAAATCAAAAGTTAAGAATGTAAAATAATTTGAGTAATCAAAATTATTTTACACGTACGTTTGAAAATATGTGATACTTATTATGTAAGCATGCTGCTATAGTTTTTGAATCAAAATAATACATCATACATTAGANNNNNNNNNNNNNNNNNNNNNNNNNNNNNNNNNNNNNNNNNNNNNNNNNNNNNNNNNNNNNNNNNNNNNNNNNNNNNNNNNNNNNNNNNNNNNNNNNNNNNNNNNNNNNNNNNNNNNNNNNNNNNNNNNNNNNNNNNNNNNNNNNNNNNNNNNNNNNNNNNNNNNNNNNNNNNNNNNNNNNNNNNNNNNNNNNNNNNNNNNNNNNNNNNNNNNNNNNNNNNNNNNNNNNNNNNNNNNNNNNNNNNNNNNNNNNNNNNNNNNNNNNNNNNNNNNNNNNNNNNNNNNNNNNNNNNNNNNNNNNNNNNNNNNNNNNNNNNNNNNNNNNNNNNNNNNNNNNNNNNNNNNNNNNNNNNNNNNNNNNNNNNNNNNNNNNNNNNNNNNNNNNNNNNNNNNNNNNNNNNNNNNNNNNNNNNNNNNNNNNNNNNNNNNNNNNNNNNNNNNNNNNNNNNNNNNNNNNNNNNNNNNNNNNNNNNNNNNNNNNNNNNNNNNNNNNNNNNNNNNNNNNNNNNNNNNNNNNNNNNNNNNNNNNNNNNNNNNNNNNNNTAAGTAGATGAATAAATGATCCAAGAGAGTCAAGCGAGAGCTAGGAAAGGTGATGTTCAGCCTGAGTATTACAATAGAAGATGCCGAAACGGTTTAGAGATCGTGATATCGAAGTGGTTTTGGATGAATTTTAGAAAGAAAGCTTTGTGCTATTTTGACTCCGGTTTTTAAAATTGGAGTATAGACACTCATATTCTGTTTTCAATGGGGCGTTTCGTTGTTAATTGTTTGTCAAGTTCAAGAAAATAGGATATGAGTATGGAAAAGAAATCGTGGATGAATTAAAAAGAAGATAGTGGTAGTTACATTTTTTTTCTAATCATCATTTTGTTTTAAATGATTTTTTTTTTATATTTGTGAACAATAATTATGTGGCAGAATTTGATGATTTGATTGGTCATGTGACTTGTGCTTTAGTATATAAGGGATAAATCAAATAAATGAATCATTAGCAATTATTGTGTAGAAATGAATTGTATATTTGTTTTTAAAATTACATTTGAAATTGTAGATAAAAATGGGCAATATTATTATTTGTTTAGGACATCTAAAATGGTAGTCACAGCTCTGCCTCTAGTGAACTTTTTTTTTTGTCAAGGTTCTGGCTCTAGTGAACTCTTTTAAAGTTATAGAAGCAACTTTACATCACGATTATTTTTATATATATCATGATTATAGGATCATAGACAAAGCCTTATTGAGACGAATCTGCAAGACATTTAGATCATTTTCTTTGAGAATCGATGCGCGCAGAGCAACAACAAGTTGACAATGCTCAAGAGGATTCAATCTCAATCCCTTGGTAACTAAACTTAACTGTTGAATCTGAGTTTGGTTAGGTCTAACGAAATGAAACTAAACTCAATGGTGGGTCTTTCAAAGACGTTTTATTGATCAGTATGTGATAACGAACGGGATTACAGAAAGATTATTGGAAAGAAAGAAAGGTCTGAGCTTTGTAGAAAGACTCTGACGAGAACATTAGAGAGATCGATTGGTCGTAAAACCCTAGATCTTGCCGTCCAAGTGTTTGTCTCTGTTTTCGGATCCCTCTCTCTTTCCACTTCAACGTCCTTTTATAGCTCTCGTGTGTTTATCTTTCGTTCGCCCTAGAGGCCCAGGCCAGATCCTACGCTTGATGGGCCTTCGGGCTGAACGGGGATCTACCGAGCCGAGGCTTCTCCAAATCATTCGGTTGACCATATTCACGGGTCGATCGATCGATCAATTGACTGGTTATGCTTGAGCTTTTATCGCTAATGGGCCGAATCCCGTTATTCGATGGGCTTTGTGGAGGAGTGCTAGATTCTCCTCCAACATTAACTGCTTCTACTCCTCGGCAACAGCTTCCTTTAACCCCAAACGCTGAAATATCTACCTGTTATGGTCTCCCTAAACACCATGTCTTATACCATTTCCGCTCTTCCTAGAGTCTAAACGATTTCAAGAAACCAGGAATCACTATCGAGTTCTTGAGAAAGGTTTTAGAACATTAGAATGAGTCCAGCTGCCATTGAAAAAGTACACCTCCTTCATTCATGGCCAGCTGCCAAGTACAGGTTTTATATAACTACTTCGAGACAAGACAATCTTTTCCAGAGACGCACGCAGGTGAAAGATTAGAGAGAATCGTTGTATGGATCCATCCATTTGTCAGAATAAGCTTTCTCCCCTCTCTCAGAAAACGAGCAGTTGCAATCACGCGCCTTCAGGAATAGGTAGTCTAACCAAAGCATTAGGGACGTCGCGCTTGTTTCCCACGCGCAGTTTACGAGCGTATCGTATTCCTATAACACACACTTCCCATGTGACACGGTCCGTTAAATTTCCAGCGTCCAGGCCCAATCATCCTTCAGACCAGGAGTGACAGATCTCATAAATGTACCCTCACATTTCCATACAGTCTCCTAATACACGTGGTGCAATTTCATTGGATGATTTGTTTTCAAGGAGAACACAGAAGGCAGACGATCACACCTCCGCCTTAAAAATAATTCTGATCTACTCCGTTTCAAGCTTGTCATCAGTGTCCTTCTTCTCCACCGTTTAAACCCTAATCAGGATAACAAAGCGATGCACAGTGTTCTCCAGCTTCTTCTTCTTCTTCTCATCGCCACCGTTGCGATCTCGATCCCTGTTTTCGCCGAGGAGAACGATTCGATATACGACGTCCTTCGAGCACACGCCTTGCCTATGGGGCTATTACCAAAGGGAGTAAAGGAGTTCAACGTCGACGTGGCGACAGGACATTTCTCGGTTTTCTTAAACCAATCTTGCAAGGCCAAGTACGAGAGCGAGATACATTACGAAGCCAACATCACGGGGACGATAGGCTACGGAAGCATCGGTGGCTTGACGGGTGTATCGGCGCAGGATCTCTTCCTGTGGTTTCCGGTTAAAGGGATCCGTGTGGACATACCTAGCTCCGGCGTTATATACTTCGATGTCGGAGTTGTTCGCAAGCGGTATCCCATGTCTCTGTTCGAGACTCCGAGAGATTGTGTCGCTGTTGTTGAGAAGGTATGGACTTTGGTTTTACCGAGTTTGAATCTCTTGTCGGCATTGTAATAGGTTATGTAATAGATTTGTGGAACTTGCCATGTCTGTAAGTTGGAAGGAAGGTGTTGGAGAGTTTTGTTTGAGATGTCCAGATTCATCACATGTGACCTGAAATGTTTTTTGAATTTTTGTTTTGATGTTTTGTACTTTGTCATGCATCTTTCTTTCTCCTTGTAACATAATACATAATCTATTGTATGATATATATTTGCCCATTTTCTAATCTTATTCCTTTATCCCAATAAGATTATTTACAGTGTGTGCAATGCATTTGCTTTCCTAGTGTACTTCAATTGTTGAATGTGAATGTGAACACTGTTTTGTGTAAATGAACATATAGAAAAATATACATTCAACGTGGTATCAAATACTTATATAATTCCTCCAATATTGTTTTTCTTCACCCATAGAAAAGCATCATCATATATAGAATTTTTGGAATATATATAATTTCACCATGGACACAAAACATAAGTTATTATTCCAGTGAAGAATCAGAGGTAGAATCGTCGAGTAGACTTCCACTTCCATTGTGGCTATCCGGAGATCCGGTAGGCTTAATAAGTTGAAGAGGTTCTTTGAGAGTCCAGTGCATTATACTCGCCGTCAACGTCAGAATCATCTTCTGATTCACCTGTATTGTACATAATATACATCAGATACTCTTGATATTGTTGAGTGATTATATTATTAATGGAATAAAAGAGAGAGGGGCATCAAAGTACCTCAGTTATGTCTTCTGGGAGTAAAAATATGGAGCAACCCATCTTCCTGGCTATGCTAATCACGTAAGTTGCATTCATCTTCTTCTCTTCATCTATGTATTAGCAAGTGTCCCTATTAAAATTAAGTATATTCAAACACACGTGAACATATGAACATTAACAGTTAATTACCAGTTACTCCGTTTGTAACTAGACTCCAGTTCACGGCTCTTGGCTGCACAGAACTCAACAACTCCAGGAAGAATATCCCATCGGACAAGCTCTTGTCCTGTCATATTCAGTCATCATTTGTCACTAACACAGGTCGGTTCTGTGTATTTTTATCTCACAATGGTTGCGTTGTTACTTACCCTGAAACTGAACATACGGGTTTGACTTCCGTTCTTTCTCACTTTAGCATTAGCCCACTCCAATATATCAACGTCTGTTATCTCTTTGCCGTTGGAATGTGATCTCAAGTTCTTAAGGAGTTGC
It encodes:
- the LOC106318805 gene encoding uncharacterized protein LOC106318805; translation: MHSVLQLLLLLLIATVAISIPVFAEENDSIYDVLRAHALPMGLLPKGVKEFNVDVATGHFSVFLNQSCKAKYESEIHYEANITGTIGYGSIGGLTGVSAQDLFLWFPVKGIRVDIPSSGVIYFDVGVVRKRYPMSLFETPRDCVAVVEKVWTLVLPSLNLLSAL